ccactaTACTATAGTCAAcagagcgcgcttcctgtcctatgaaggcctgtgtattcatactgttaaatgcaaaatgtcttaaaaattaagaattaaaatgctatttttttttaattgaaatttcaaattagtatttacaaaaacattgaataataaaaagtttttttttaatcgagttGGCACAATAAATTGGAGCCTGTAATTATACATGACATTTGcattttaatcatttgcaatattttttatcgagtagacatcaattataaaatatgatgtataattaagtcacttctttggatatttgcatccttcttaaaatctttaaattaaattcaaactattatggTTCTGCTCCTAATTTTAACAGTAGTCTGGTAGAAtggagtattattttctagtgctcataaaaactctaaaaacatgtttaaaatattttgcatattttattttatgattaggtatattatttatattataatattattcaataatagttatcttataagcttcaaaataattttgacaaaattatttagtttttttggtgttttcttgtttttagcaacttgctaatttttttcttttgcaagtgaatatcattcttcttttgacataatgcgttatgatatatttggttaatatttgactgtgtattgagcaaccaacctttgtcaaaaatgttatttatatatttcttcaataactacaaaaaatgtttgaaaaatatatatgaagtttttaaattgaaatgcaacattacaaacatgatcttttaccgggacagatagttatatatatttagatatattaccTACGGTATAATCTAGTACAGTGcttctcaaatttttttatatgaggcTCCCtagatttaatgaaaaactgtcaaggcccccttaatcaaaactattaattgttttttctaaattaggtatatactaaaattacatgtactatttcacacagataaattattaaaatgcatagtaaattaatgttttaagatacttttgagaaatattaataatagtattaaaatttaagtatttaaacttttaccataaacgtttaaagtttaaagaaaataagcacTGATCTAGGATGACCATATAAGTCTATCAACCATTTAGCATATAGATATGTTTCTATACCAAGGTtctcagttaatatataataatatataggtaatagcattgattttataatatactataaatagtaaatactatgaatatattataaagtcaatGGTGATAGGCAGTGGCGAGGCGAActattttgaagtattttcaAACAAGGAGCAAAGATTTTATTCTAACCACCCATCCacccaatattttatgaaaaaaattgcgttaacttaaattatatttattatttatttaacatgtatgtataggtacaatgttcaGGTACATTCTTATAACGTTTgaagttaataagtaataacatacatAGGTAgcttctattttattatttaaattattttttaagattttgatcGGAGCAAAACAATGTTGGTCTCCGATTTTCTACTCCAGCATCTTTTTGCTGATAGGAAAATtaatctagtatttttttttgaggtgGGGGGAgggtagaaataaaaaaattgagttattttcaaaaacgtggtaaaaactaaaaaaaataaggaaaaaaggtgggtaagtggatatcgctgtGCCGTATagttttaactacctactttttaatattaaatttgataaatattgtcaaaaattgaactttaaataggtacatataaaaaaaaaatatgcttttgtatttttacactgctatttaagcaatatatcaggagctttgtaatAAACTTTGatgctttttggcccaacaaataaaattttgttgaaatgtttagaaaacaatttttaaattgcccgtaaacagttcaaaacacgttaaaatattttgaaaatttatcaagtataggagtttataaaataagcatatgatatacatgtgtatataaaatgctaatataaacaaacagtaaaattttcatgtatctacggtcatttgttgtagagttataccaaaaaccaaaatcgatttttttcgaaaaccatctttgcgtaaaaattcccgtttttcttaatttttcttttctttttccagCGCTTTCAAACACTATAAggatttttatttagaatttagaccCTCCCAAAGTATTcatttttctatcagaaaagatactgttgaaaaaaatctaagcatttttactgtcctaaaaggtgatgacagtttaaaaatttaaaaaaaaacacatcattgtaaaatcaatatacatattcatcgctccactcagaatctaaaatgataattaaaaccaattttcatcaaaatcgatttataatgaaataataaccgtatacataggtacatgaaattgtcTTATCAAATATTAGCAAAATATTTCGATTCTTTTTGAACTATTGTTAGCTGTATACCTAagcaattgttttttaattgctgtcagtaaaaaaattttggtagggcaataaatttgaaaatgtaatagggaCAGTTCAAAAAGTTGTtaatagtgaaattaaaaaaaagttgagcgtaagtactcaataattttttacgactgtctgaagttagaattttgacgaaattcatCAGTCTCGAAAATTTGCAATATacttttcagttagaaatgaataaaacattttcaaatataagtgatgaaaagaaaatgacgaaaaattgcaaattatattttagttaatgattgaaaaattaaaacatagtttttcataaatagttgatattgtaacccaaatctttaaaattatattcacacagtcatttttatagacattttaagttcaaattagaataaaattagatatgcacctaaacgaaaaataatatttttagttatttttttgtaatttaaaaatattattcgtgggtaggtacataaaacttttaaagtacaacaaattaaatgtttttgacaaagtaaatttaacatactgttaggataaattactttaatagcaatattataaaatatacctatagtaatataggcAGACCGTCTTCGTTCAGTTTCGGTTTTGGtgtacaatgatttaatatcattgaattaacatttaacacatccattacaataacCCATTTGATATCTAAtgaacagcagagcggtacccatttGCTACCCTTTTTTACATTAGTACTTCATTAattctatagtatattgtgtacaatatatgtATGCTAAAACTGAATACCAACTACCCAATACCCACCCATCTACCCACCCAAAATTTTGGACGAGCGGCCGCTCCTCTAGGCCcccttcgccacgccactggtGATAGGTACAATTgagtaataaatacttataaaaagatattcaaaatatatgcattttggtaacacatataggttacctatatgaatactagtataatgaattgtatttaaaatcaatatattaattaataattaattattattatttgttaattataacacttcatattatgtatgataatttagtgaattaactcttacaacttttcatatatttttttgtgataagaaatttaaaaataacaatttagttaatttagttaattatatttaataatattaatagttgtatttgataaaaagaaagtatttaaatacatgtaaacaaataatttagaacatggaagtcattatgcaatgaaaaattttgaattttattccataaatcataatatattttaaattttctatggcTTTGGTGACTGGTGTACTTAAGtgttcgtttttcggcctctttaggacatataGCACTCCCAGTGGTGACGACtatctgtagtaaaattttcaatcaacttttcaaacaagtgacgacaccttatcaatacacttTGATTCTgtgcacgatttaagatatatctggtacagttttaataaaaaaataaaaaaaaaaagtaagtacaaatgttaaaaaatataatataagaaataacaaaagaatcaaaattcaaatgttttttacaaaatgtataatttttatgttggaatttttaaccatttttattaattatattttactttatacctacttattattattatttctttattgtttcaagtaagtagttcagttgatcaaatatatacatttataatctattacatatatgaaaataaaaactattttatataatttatattttatttaaaaaaaaaatttcataataaataataaataatattatattattagattcaatattattagtcaataattaactttaaaaaaatgggggggggggaatgtccacatcaaaaatatatcgggggAGGTGGGAAATGTCcatttactataaaatacataggtaccctTATAACACagttttatttatagacatttgaagttaaaatttggaagaaattaggtattttaacgaaaaataacaatttaaaataattattttagtatttttattgtaatttaaaattttatttgtgggtatatttgaattttttaaagtgtattactatattttattcacaacattaaattttcgaattaaaccttaaaagttaaaattttaattcaacctactgtattactCGTATTATAAATTGCAATGTATCATAAGTAAAATGAATCACTTTAACAgcaaatagcaataatatcatgaaatatatttatgaatataggGTACCTACTTCCTAATTTACTGAACTGGGGCCATAGCTGCCGTGGTGTGGGCAAATAATGTTGAACGGGATGGAACTCCACAAGTGACATATAATACCTCCAACAATACTCCCTACCAAATTCCAGGTTGTCCAATAAAATTTCACCTCCGAGTAACCAATCGCAGAAATATCCCAACTCTAAAAATTcaaccaaaaattatgaaaatttgtaCACGGTATGAGTTGTACCATACTTAAATACCATACAAATGTTGAGTCTCTACCGCGAAAATCCAAacagttataaacttataaagtaaTACTCACATATGTAAATCAGtcatcaaatatcaataatagacaatagtatgcACCGTCATTCAGAATAACTGCTGAACTGTTCTCAAACCAGCAATACTTTAGTATGCTGACAGACcatctttgctcagaatcgtttttcgagtacaatgattttaaatcatttatttcaaatttaacgcaTCCATTACAGTGTCCATGTCAGCATGGTACCTATTCCTTACAAAATTTTCTCGAGATTCGCTGTTGCCAAACTAGTACAGCGTGAATAATTTGTTGGAGCCAGCGGGAGCAATGTAAACACATAACAGATTACACGtaacaattaaacaaaatttaagatGGTaggtaatatctaataaattttGTGACAAAACAAAGAAGCCAACAGGGTCGGCGCTAGAATTATTGACGACCTGGGCGAAACCATGTTTTGGCACCCTTAACGgcttaccccccccccccccccattgttTGAGTagtagtaaaattaagttttttaatatgtttaaattaaattagtatgtattttatattatgattttaaacttaattaccTGATcatacaatatagtaataaggttattaacttttaaaatttccgcattacgtaaaaaaataaaacataatagtaattttaaatttgatacttataactataattaatattaaaacttttctaGCTTTTAATTCAGAAAACTGTTTGATTGCTTCTTCATAATTTACTTTTTGGACTATatcattttcaattgaaaaaattgCTAACGAAGAAAGTCTATTGTCTGTCATCAAGGAGCgcaaataagttttaattaatttaagtttagaaaAACTTTGTTCATGGGACGCTACCATAACTAGGATCGTCAGCAATATTCTTAGAGATATCCATGTGTAAAGGAATACATCAACTAATTTCATATTGTGTATAAACTGGAGCGCTGATTTGGGTGATCCTTTGCCAATTGGTAAAAGTGAACTCAGATGTTTAAGTTCACTGTAAAGTTCAATGGAATTTATATCAGCAACATCTTCTTCCGAGAGTACTCCATGTAAATCTTTACAGCATGCCAAAAGATATTCAGAAGATAGTAATTGTTccaaattgcaaaaaaaaaaccccataaTTGGCAATATATATAGGTGATCATTGATTAATGatgatattaattaacaaatatgttgccaaaaaaatataatatgtacagtcaACATTTCTACAGATGTTTGTCTGTAtcgttttaaaattctaattatgGATCTTAACACTTTTAGATTTACTATTAccaattgattaatataataactaaatataaattcaactaaaatatactacacataatttacataataagtaATTGATAAGTAAAATCtggatgtattaaaaataattttagacaaatttttatttttattctagaatcagttacatattttattatatattattcatacaaatatttgCAGAACTTccagaaattaaataataagtacatcaATTGAGAAAatgcatttacatattatatacatacatattttttttttggtaaaaaaatatttaatgttatacaggaattaaatacaaattagttaAATTGTAAAGATAACtagaaatttaaatgattttcttggttttaatatttatatcacttagtacttatttcatataatgttgataataaaCCAATAAAGTAAGTCTCTAAAGTACTAAATAAAAAGGAAATATatctaacattaaaaaatataaatcaataacaatCAACAACTACTAACAAATGtcctatttgtattatttaaatgttaaaataaattataaaatgaaaagtatattaaaaatcaactgGTTTAGTATTTATATCCAACAACTAttctgtttaaattatatacatatttattattcatccaacaaaattatttgttttattgagCTCAATTTCTATTTAGAGAATATGCAGTCCTAGATCctaatcgataaaatatttaaaaaggaaataagaaaatgtatatgaataaagaTTCACATGAACacataaatatagaaaataatttattaattaacagttagcataataattaataagtaaaaatcaaaataaatcataaccaaatatttatttcaaattaataaacaagATAAATTTCTTAGAATcaacaaatatcaaattttaagaaTTACTAGGTATAACAAtctgaatctaaaatctaaaatcttacTGTTTGTTCTGATGACACAGAACTCAATCAAAGATATCTCAAAATGGACaaaattttggaaatttaagatatatagtggtaaattaaatatttagtttaaaaccATGAATATACTAGTGTTCTTGGATCACACAAACATTCAAGTAAATACCAGGGTACGCACTTTACTTTGATTTTAGTCTGAAAACATCATGTTTTCCAGAAAAGATTAgttaacaaagaaaaaatgtgTAAGTTTTACTGGCTTGTTGGAAGTCACTCAAAACTAGACCTAACAAGTAAATATCTCCTACAGGTAGATAGATTAAAAAAGCAATTTGGACATCATGACTTTAATGTCTAAATCTGGCCTTGTATTAAATCTGTTGACTGTTGAGAGTCAATACTGAACTATGAGAAAATAAGTTTCTGTTTCCTTACTTAGTCTTCCAATGATGTAATCCATACACAACGTTtgtagaaatttaaaacaaaagttcggattttgaaaacaattaaatgaaacatttaTATACTACATAGGCACCGGTCAACCGAGTTTTAAGTTAGATGGGTTACaacttttgtttaaaaaaataaaattcttttatGTGGGTATTGTTGTAATTACTATTTGTAAAGAGATAATTCagactttttcaaataatataaatatttcattagggAGGGGCCCCGTTATAATTATGGCTCTGGGTGTTTAGGGGTTTTTTCGGTTCATTATTAAGGTAGCGTCGGTTATTAGCTAGGCTGCCGCTGCAGATGAACTGTAGTCACGCCTATGATATACTAGTAATTAACTTATAAAGGTATGACCACTATGAcgaatatattaggtatatgcatTGTTGAGCATTaagaatttttatgaattttttttatcaataacagCACATATTAAATACCagtattttattcacaatatgtATAAGGGAAAAGATTTTAGTAGTAAGAGTTTAGTATGTCACAAATTTTAAACTGATTCAGCTAACACATTTTTTCTAGGCAGAAACTTAGTAAAAACTTGGTTGACTTTTTTGATTTATGAgggtgttaaaaaatattgaaatggtttaaaaactataattagcATTGGATTTTTAGTAATcagaaaaatagaaaacagtaataaatgttgaatatttagaatatacgaggaaataaaaaaagaaaacaaaggAAATTAGTGTAAAGTCAAGAGTTGATATATAGATGAACCTGAAGTCACAAAATAAATTTGGAGAAACaacccatttttattttaactcacGATAAAActttttgactatttttttatttttttgagaatcTTGGGAAATTTGTCAGTAAAATGTAGTTTAGATAATGACTTTCATTTTTCactgttaatatttaaacaaaagtttaaaatattgtaatatatttactatctaAAATCAACTACATTGACCAGCAGGTTGTCATCCAATACATAATGTTCagcaatctaaaataaaatataatacatatttaagtttttaacttcATAGCaacaaaattatgattaaaagtggccgaatgaaattaaaactgacagTTCAAATAGTTTGATCGACCCGTTTAACCACCCCTTAAACGACTATGAAATAGACTTgactaattatatataaataatttaatgacattcctgtgataaattaaatgaaagtGGAAATAATTGGAAGTAGGTATACTCTATTAttttacccacccacccaccctcCAAATTTTTAAGGGAATATAAATGAACTACCTGAAGCTCGTGTTTGGCGCCACTGATGATAAATCTTGGTCATTAATGTAATTAGTCCTCTATTTTGCTTCACAGTAATAAATTAGCATGTTTCAAGAaccatggtattataataaaaataaaatatttctttttctgCCCTAACTGAGAGTacataaaaaagaaaatctgggattttaatatttttatcagtcaGTTGGTGATTAATGttgttaaatacaaaatataaaccataCTAACAAGGTAATCATATAAGAAACacttattcaataatagtaatTGATTAATACATACGGCATAAATATCACCCTCTGTGTTATGTGTGTGGAAACCACTGAAAAATTTGCAATCAGCTATAACTTGTAAGCCATGATAAGGCGTCAAAAAGAAGAAATTTGATCTggaaataatttagttaaaatcaaaatatttatcaaaacacaatgaaataatattactcaTTATATTTAGGTGCACAAACAATTGCAATAGCTTCTGGCATCATTAATTGATATGAATAATGCGTATGTAAGTCTACACTTGACATAAATGAGGTTTGTGATGGATGAGTCtgtcaaacataaataataattacttaaaaatttaattaacaaagAATTTTTAAGATAGAAATAATGCTCAACACTTAAAAATAGATAAGACCTCGAAAGTTGATGACTTAAGaaatgttaaataatgatataaacatttttaagggGGGCGGAGTGGCCGAGCAGATTTAGGCGTCGGTTGCAATGCGCACCGTTGCCGGTTCGAACCTCTGTCACTTCTCTCTGGGCAGACATCTGTCTGGAGAGAGACTAGAGAGggacatggcagatacctatggGTGcccaaaatcaaaaattctgccaaaacaaacacGTATAAATAAACCTACAGTACCTTCCCCCACAGTACCATAGGCTAATGACTTTAGTAGCTGAAGCCTTATGATAAAGATTACTGTCTCACTGagaaaaactcaaaattataaaatcgcttaaataaaaatactgtgactatatattttaacattttttaatttgtacaagaacaatatatttacactaagaaaagttgataatttaaaatacccaaaatactttgaaaattattttttaaagtctataaaatgctaatatcaaGTAATATGGAATAATCGGTGAAAATGTCAACTCTCTACAGTTGTTAATTTTTGAGTAACAACAGAAACTAGTAGTTTAAAAATTTCCGTTAATcccattattttgaaaagtattagaatttttttactttagacCCCCTAAAAGCCAGGCACGGATTCAGAAGAAATATCTGAGGGAggggggcaacaatttttttacatcacaaatacaattataataaaatatattatactttattatattatatatacttaaaaatgttgtcataataataagtataggtatctaatcaatgtgatgaataaattattgattatttaatatataaggcgacaatgtgaaaagaagtttagattttgttaatttgttatttaatatataatatttatatttctggggGGTGGGGGCTGGGTCCCTAGGCCCCCTGGTTTCGTCCCTGTTGAAAGCACTAACTgtatccaattttctaccagaaacaaCACTCAAatcaaagtattattctctTACAAAAAGTGTCtccagacacaaaaataatttttaaaaaaaacacatccatagatctgctcagaatctaaaatgtaaaatttgctTAACATttagatttgtatattattaaatatagagcTAGAAAATCATCAtctaagattataaaaaaaagccaTTAATTTCGGGccttaattatactattaattagataatttgtattttccaATCAATCTTACATGTATCCATCCTAAGGTGATGAGATCTTGTTTATCTTGATATTCAAAGATATCTTCTTCATTCATTGTAGTACATGAATCTGATGTACCACTTTGTTTTGGAATCATCAAATGGGTCACGATTAAACAGTTAGaactctaataattattataatgaaaatgtttgttaaatgtGTACTATACAActcaacaaaaaatacaaacaaactaaaattaatctACAATACTattcaagaaaaattaaaaattaaattaccaattTTCCTGCTAATATACCACAAGTCTCCAAGTTATTGGATGTATTACGTTGTGCTTGTTCAAGGAATCTTCTAGTTAAATTACCCGGGACTATTATTTGGCGAAGATTATATGGATTCGAAGTGTTCTTGTTCAACATTGGTTTGGTACTTCTATCAACAATAGGcttatgtctaaaaaaatagtttatttcaaacacaacttttaatattaaatatagtaagtaaaatgttttatttaaaacgtattagtaaatattaaatatcagttAGTAATTTACTTAACCAGAATATTCTAAGacctattgatttattattaaatagttgtataaaaattttaaaagaaagatggaataaattataattttactattgtactaataaaatatcaatatttataaatttaaataaaattctatttaataataaataaatagcaataCACTTTCATCATATTTAAAGCAAAAAGGTAAAAAgtggttttattaaaatataatttttattgttattttataaaaattatcttaaaatgGGTTTACTTGAATACAAatgatatatagtatagtaaatatatagtattataaattataagatttgAGAACTAGAAATGTTTCTATCACTACCGAATCTATAatcacacatttatttattgtcacTTTCACGACGATTGACTTGCTGTCCGCACGTActcatattgtaaatatttattatttaaatagaaatacatGAGTAGATTATCATGTGTTATAAAACCATGTTAAGACTTAGTGCACACACGGCTTGCTATTAATTGAATGTAAATGTGGGTTCCAACATTAGTTGCAGCAACTACTCgtgaattatatacaatatttaattatatgtgaTTTTTGCTGTTATCATGAAATGCTGGAAAAAAGATCCCATGCCCCCCACACCcaaattcccaaaaaaaaaaacgaacagGTGAATTACCGACTGtacaattgaaattaaaacaatatattcagTAGCGTACGCTGGATTTTAGTTCGGTTAGGGTTTTACccgagtaaataatttacattattttttgctaaacagtttttatataattggttaTAACAAATAAGAGTTAATCTACATTTAGAACACGTTTAAACTGGTCATCTATAGAGTCTCTTTGTGTCGTAATAAATGTGGTAATAATCAATGGACGATGATATACCATACAACGATTATGGTAGACGTTTAGCAATGTTCTAAATCAGCCAATAAAAAACTGAAACTATGATTATCGACGTCTTTgtcatataaaacaatttattttatatctattaaaaattaccaataattgATCTACTCTGTGTATTATGAAATGGtggtaaataagattttttgtaAAAGGAAGACATTTTAAGGGTGGGGGAGTCAGAACCCTAGAACCCTACCACTGTGTACGGCCActgaatatattacattatattatatttttgtgtagtaCGCAAGTAAATAGTACATACTTGGTTTTTCAATAAGCACTCTCAAGTTCtctatttaaaattctaattatttagTCTGATAGAtgctctaaaataaatatttttttacaagaacataatatatttttacaataaattgtatcaaTTAATAAGATTATTGGGTAATGTGGCCACGtgggttatatatttatacatggtACTGATTTTGAAGCATTtgaatgtatttcaatattacaGGTActcatcattaaatattataaaaaaaaaatcaaaacctaCAACCGCCATTGATGGattcaactaaaataaacataaactaattttaatattgaatatattgtttatatatttgtcTAAGTATGATGTAtcctacatatttattaaaataatatgatatcgaaATGCATTTCTCAACCTTAAATAATCagtgtcaaattaaaaataactatttactgattgaattgtatttttgaatttgaatatgtAGGCATATTTGAAGGTAAATTATTGTCACTCAATTCtgtaaaattgattaaattgtgATCTGGTTGTctggaaataattttaaataaatacatttttatgaattgctTGATTTATTAGgcctaatttaattatataataatagtttatatttttgaaatgttatttatatgtattttgttcaaattaaaacttacCTTAATTCAAATGATGTAGGATTATTTAATTCAGGTACGGTGGCATTATCTAAAATTGAGTTTAAATGTTCTTGAGTGACATTTTTACTAGATGGTGTATTATtcttttctatatttaatactttttgttcatgtttttctttaaattctcCTAATgcctaataatataaagattgttagatatattatgtaaaaataataataaaattattttattaataaataatattaactatgcggttaatattaaatgtatgaaaatatgaaatataaatttctgAGAAAATTATATCTaaggtaggtaaaaaaaaaattacaaacaggGAACAATTTACAGACATGTTATAtctcgtttattttatttaaaggctaagttatttagatattatttttaattaaaaaaaattattagagcTATATTTGTttacttgatttctcatgtagagattttcttattttgttgttattcaaaaacgaactaACTAActctgtagatacatgaaaatttaatgttttaaacatggaacaagattttcattttctataaagcataacattttgaaaatattttgactcgttttgagtt
This portion of the Acyrthosiphon pisum isolate AL4f chromosome A1, pea_aphid_22Mar2018_4r6ur, whole genome shotgun sequence genome encodes:
- the LOC100160443 gene encoding STAM-binding protein isoform X2, with translation MSHNKTSLDNFKEKPEKRIQQLLMLSSKIELNTSIPARKYYRSGREMISMADVYTKENNLEQAYILYMRFMTLFLETINEHPDYKNVSIEERNLNYRALRDVLPKTENIKAKLLEKYSTEYELFQEQKALGEFKEKHEQKVLNIEKNNTPSSKNVTQEHLNSILDNATVPELNNPTSFELRQPDHNLINFTELSDNNLPSNMPTYSNSKIQFNQHKPIVDRSTKPMLNKNTSNPYNLRQIIVPGNLTRRFLEQAQRNTSNNLETCGILAGKLSSNCLIVTHLMIPKQSGTSDSCTTMNEEDIFEYQDKQDLITLGWIHTHPSQTSFMSSVDLHTHYSYQLMMPEAIAIVCAPKYNESNFFFLTPYHGLQVIADCKFFSGFHTHNTEGDIYAIAEHYVLDDNLLVNVVDFR
- the LOC100160443 gene encoding STAM-binding protein isoform X3; its protein translation is MSHNKTSLDNFKEKPEKRIQQLLMLSSKIELNTSIPARKYYRSGREMISMADVYTKENNLEQAYILYMRFMTLFLETINEHPDYKNVSIEERNLNYRALRDVLPKTENIKAKLLEKYSTEYELFQEQKALGEFKEKHEQKVLNIEKNNTPSSKNVTQEHLNSILDNATVPELNNPTSFELRHKPIVDRSTKPMLNKNTSNPYNLRQIIVPGNLTRRFLEQAQRNTSNNLETCGILAGKLSSNCLIVTHLMIPKQSGTSDSCTTMNEEDIFEYQDKQDLITLGWIHTHPSQTSFMSSVDLHTHYSYQLMMPEAIAIVCAPKYNESNFFFLTPYHGLQVIADCKFFSGFHTHNTEGDIYAIAEHYVLDDNLLVNVVDFR
- the LOC100160443 gene encoding STAM-binding protein isoform X1; this translates as MSHNKTSLDNFKEKPEKRIQQLLMLSSKIELNTSIPARKYYRSGREMISMADVYTKENNLEQAYILYMRFMTLFLETINEHPDYKNVSIEERNLNYRALRDVLPKTENIKAKLLEKYSTEYELFQEQKALGEFKEKHEQKVLNIEKNNTPSSKNVTQEHLNSILDNATVPELNNPTSFELRQPDHNLINFTELSDNNLPSNMPTYSNSKIQFNQHKPIVDRSTKPMLNKNTSNPYNLRQIIVPGNLTRRFLEQAQRNTSNNLETCGILAGKLSSNCLIVTHLMIPKQSGTSDSCTTMNEEDIFEYQDKQDLITLGWIHTHPSQTSFMSSVDLHTHYSYQLMMPEAIAIVCAPKYNESNFFFLTPYHGLQVIADCKFFSGFHTHNTEGDIYAIAEHYVLDDNLLVNVVDFR